A genomic region of Candidatus Pseudomonas phytovorans contains the following coding sequences:
- a CDS encoding acetyl-CoA C-acetyltransferase — protein MPQAYIVDALRSPTGKRKGSLAHVHAIDLGAHVLNALVERNAIPAHAYDDVIFGCVDAIGSQAGDIARTSWLAAGLPLNVPGTTVDRQCGSSQQALHFAAQAVMSGMQEVVAVGGVQTMTQIPISSAMLAGQPLGFSDPFSGSKGWQARFGQQPVNQFYAAQRIADHWQISREDMEVFALESHRRALAAADAGYFASEIVACEGLTFDETPRVSSLEKMASLEPVSAEYPSITAAVSSQTCDASAALLVVSEAALKRYNLTPRARIHHLSVLGDDPIWHLTAPIAATRAALRKAGLRMADIDLVEINEAFASVVMAWAKELDYDPARTNVNGGAIALGHPLGATGARLMTTLLHSLERTGGRYGLQTMCEGGGQANVSIIERL, from the coding sequence ATGCCCCAAGCGTATATCGTCGATGCCCTGCGCAGCCCCACGGGCAAGCGCAAAGGCAGCCTGGCCCATGTGCATGCCATTGACCTGGGTGCGCATGTGTTGAACGCGCTGGTCGAGCGCAATGCCATTCCAGCCCACGCGTATGACGACGTGATTTTCGGCTGTGTCGACGCCATCGGCTCGCAAGCGGGCGACATTGCCCGCACCAGCTGGCTGGCTGCCGGCTTGCCGCTGAACGTACCGGGCACCACGGTCGACCGGCAGTGTGGTTCGTCGCAACAGGCGCTGCATTTTGCTGCCCAGGCGGTGATGAGTGGCATGCAGGAGGTGGTGGCTGTGGGTGGCGTGCAGACCATGACCCAGATCCCGATCTCGTCGGCGATGCTCGCTGGCCAACCGCTGGGCTTCAGTGACCCGTTTTCCGGCAGCAAAGGCTGGCAGGCGCGCTTTGGTCAGCAGCCGGTCAATCAGTTTTACGCCGCCCAGCGCATCGCCGATCACTGGCAGATCAGCCGCGAAGACATGGAGGTGTTTGCCCTGGAAAGCCATCGCCGTGCCCTGGCGGCCGCGGATGCCGGCTATTTCGCCAGCGAGATCGTTGCCTGCGAGGGCCTGACCTTTGATGAGACGCCACGGGTCAGCAGCCTGGAGAAAATGGCCAGCCTGGAGCCTGTGAGCGCTGAGTACCCGTCGATCACAGCCGCCGTATCGAGCCAGACGTGCGATGCGTCTGCGGCGTTGCTAGTGGTCTCAGAGGCGGCGCTCAAGCGCTACAACCTGACCCCCAGGGCGCGTATTCATCACCTGTCAGTGCTCGGCGACGACCCGATCTGGCATCTCACTGCACCGATTGCGGCCACCCGTGCAGCGCTCAGGAAGGCCGGCCTGCGCATGGCCGATATCGACCTGGTGGAAATCAACGAAGCCTTTGCCTCGGTGGTCATGGCCTGGGCCAAGGAGCTCGATTACGACCCGGCTCGCACCAACGTCAATGGCGGCGCCATCGCCCTTGGCCACCCGCTGGGCGCTACCGGTGCGCGCTTGATGACCACCTTGCTGCATTCGCTTGAGCGCACCGGCGGGCGTTATGGCCTGCAAACCATGTGCGAAGGCGGCGGCCAGGCCAACGTCAGCATTATCGAACGGCTTTGA
- a CDS encoding acyl-CoA/acyl-ACP dehydrogenase translates to MDFTFTDDQLTFREAISRFLMTEAAPEMLREIWETDTGRSTDLRNKIAGQGLTALSVPEQFGGLGMDDVAWTLMTQELGYYAIPDSLADTAYVVTGLLNGLPDDNPVKARLLPRIAEGSVRLAIGHPINPLVPDAPLAEWLILAHGDEVHAVPRAQVDVQANASIDASRRLGLVSWQPTPDTLLVGGEQGRALWAETLNRGALSVAGQLLGLAQRILDLSVDYVAQRKQFGKPIGSFQAVKHHLADVACKIEFAKPVLYRAAYALAQGDRRADVYVSQARLACCDASWLAARQGIQVHGAMGYTWEVDLQMFMKRVWSLDPSWGDRATHKTRVAAYVLSDEARLGPGATFED, encoded by the coding sequence ATGGACTTTACCTTTACCGATGATCAGCTCACGTTTCGCGAAGCCATCAGCCGTTTCCTCATGACCGAGGCGGCGCCCGAGATGCTGCGTGAGATCTGGGAAACCGATACAGGCCGCTCCACTGACTTGCGCAACAAGATTGCCGGACAGGGTCTGACGGCATTGTCGGTGCCCGAGCAGTTCGGCGGCCTGGGCATGGACGATGTGGCCTGGACGCTGATGACCCAGGAGCTGGGTTACTACGCCATCCCGGACTCGCTGGCCGACACGGCTTATGTGGTTACCGGGCTGCTGAATGGCCTGCCCGACGACAACCCGGTCAAAGCCCGCCTGTTGCCGCGCATAGCCGAAGGCAGCGTGCGCCTGGCAATCGGCCACCCGATCAACCCGCTGGTGCCCGATGCACCGCTGGCCGAGTGGCTGATCCTTGCCCACGGCGATGAAGTGCATGCGGTGCCGCGCGCGCAGGTCGACGTCCAGGCCAACGCCAGTATCGATGCCTCCAGGCGCCTGGGGTTGGTGAGCTGGCAGCCAACGCCTGACACCCTGCTGGTCGGCGGCGAACAGGGGCGGGCCTTGTGGGCCGAGACCCTGAACCGCGGCGCCTTGTCGGTGGCCGGCCAGTTGCTCGGGCTGGCCCAGCGGATCCTGGACCTGTCGGTGGACTACGTGGCCCAGCGCAAGCAGTTCGGCAAGCCGATCGGCAGCTTCCAGGCGGTCAAGCATCACCTGGCCGATGTTGCCTGCAAGATCGAGTTCGCCAAACCTGTGCTGTACCGCGCGGCCTATGCCCTGGCCCAGGGTGATCGCCGTGCCGACGTCTATGTTTCGCAGGCCAGGCTGGCCTGTTGCGACGCCAGCTGGCTGGCGGCACGCCAGGGTATCCAGGTGCACGGGGCGATGGGTTACACCTGGGAAGTCGACCTGCAGATGTTCATGAAGCGCGTGTGGTCGCTGGACCCGTCCTGGGGCGACCGTGCCACCCATAAAACCCGCGTCGCCGCCTATGTGCTCAGCGATGAAGCCCGGCTTGGGCCGGGCGCCACCTTCGAGGACTGA
- a CDS encoding acyl-CoA dehydrogenase family protein produces the protein MELAYTPKQKAFRAEVREWLAANQPATPLANYDTREGFEQHRAWEAKLFEQRLSMVMWPKAYGGRGCDLIEWLIFEEEYYGADAPMRINQNGQLLLGPTLMEFGTEAQKQRFLPRMASSVDMWAQGWSEPNAGSDMAAITSKAIRDGDHYVLNGQKTWSSRALFADWLFGLFRSDPASTRHNGLSFVMVPLDAPGVTIRPIKALNGKNTFAEVFFDDVRVPVENCIGAEGQGWHVAMATAGFERGLLLRSPARFQATARKLVQLYNANRQSADRDPSIRDAVVEAWLGAEGYALSSYHTVGRLSRGAQIGAESSINKIIWSELDLKMHETAMRILGARGELLSSAAQAVEGGWLDGFLFAQAGPIYAGTNEIQRNIIAERMLGLPK, from the coding sequence ATGGAACTCGCTTATACCCCCAAGCAAAAGGCCTTCCGTGCGGAAGTGCGTGAATGGCTGGCGGCCAATCAGCCGGCTACGCCCCTGGCCAACTACGACACCCGTGAAGGCTTCGAGCAGCACCGGGCCTGGGAGGCGAAGCTGTTCGAGCAGCGCCTGTCGATGGTCATGTGGCCCAAAGCCTACGGCGGGCGCGGTTGCGACCTGATCGAGTGGCTGATTTTCGAGGAGGAGTACTACGGCGCCGACGCGCCGATGCGCATCAACCAGAACGGTCAGCTGCTGCTCGGCCCGACGTTGATGGAGTTCGGTACCGAGGCGCAGAAACAGCGCTTCCTGCCGCGCATGGCCTCCAGTGTCGACATGTGGGCCCAGGGCTGGTCCGAGCCCAACGCCGGCTCCGACATGGCCGCGATCACCAGCAAGGCCATCCGCGATGGCGATCACTATGTGCTCAACGGGCAGAAAACCTGGTCCAGCCGCGCACTGTTTGCCGACTGGCTGTTTGGCCTGTTCCGCAGCGACCCGGCCTCGACCCGGCACAACGGCCTGTCGTTCGTGATGGTACCGCTGGATGCCCCAGGCGTGACCATTCGGCCGATCAAGGCGCTGAATGGCAAGAACACCTTCGCCGAAGTGTTTTTCGACGATGTGCGCGTGCCGGTTGAAAACTGCATTGGCGCCGAAGGCCAGGGCTGGCATGTGGCGATGGCCACCGCGGGCTTTGAGCGCGGGTTGTTGTTGCGTTCACCGGCACGTTTCCAGGCCACGGCGCGCAAGTTGGTACAGCTGTACAACGCCAACCGCCAGAGTGCCGACCGCGACCCCAGCATCCGCGATGCGGTTGTCGAGGCCTGGCTGGGCGCTGAAGGCTATGCGCTGTCGTCCTATCACACCGTCGGGCGTTTGAGCCGTGGCGCGCAGATTGGCGCCGAGTCGAGCATCAACAAGATCATCTGGTCGGAGCTCGACCTGAAGATGCACGAAACCGCCATGCGCATCCTTGGCGCGCGCGGCGAGCTGTTGAGCAGCGCTGCGCAAGCGGTCGAAGGCGGTTGGCTTGATGGCTTCCTGTTCGCTCAGGCCGGGCCGATCTACGCCGGCACCAACGAAATCCAGCGCAACATCATCGCCGAGCGCATGCTCGGCTTGCCGAAATAG
- a CDS encoding enoyl-CoA hydratase family protein: MSQAFTTQIEAGIAELVLAKPPVNALGSQEWMDLAHQVEALGANPDVRVIVIRAEGRGFCAGVDIKELDAHPERIVAVNAGNYAAFKAVHRNPVPVIVAVHGFVLGGGVGITGAADIVVASECATFALPEVDRGAMGGGAHLQRLFPVQKVRYLFFTGDKIGAAEAAQYGFIERVVPKEQLRETALEIAGKIAAKSPVMIRIAKEALNGIEDGNLEDKYRWEQGLTLQAYTSPDSAQTRRAFVEKRDAKF; this comes from the coding sequence ATGAGTCAAGCATTTACCACACAGATCGAGGCGGGCATCGCCGAGCTGGTGCTGGCCAAACCGCCGGTCAATGCCCTGGGCAGTCAGGAGTGGATGGACCTGGCCCATCAGGTCGAAGCACTGGGCGCCAACCCCGATGTCCGGGTGATCGTCATCCGTGCCGAAGGGCGCGGTTTCTGCGCCGGTGTCGACATCAAGGAACTGGACGCCCACCCCGAGCGCATCGTCGCGGTCAACGCCGGTAACTATGCGGCGTTCAAGGCGGTGCATCGCAACCCGGTGCCGGTCATCGTCGCCGTGCACGGCTTCGTCCTCGGCGGCGGCGTCGGCATTACCGGCGCTGCCGACATTGTGGTGGCCTCCGAGTGCGCCACCTTTGCCTTGCCAGAAGTAGACCGTGGGGCCATGGGCGGCGGCGCGCACCTGCAGCGTTTGTTCCCGGTGCAGAAGGTTCGTTATCTGTTCTTCACCGGCGACAAGATCGGCGCCGCCGAGGCCGCGCAGTACGGCTTCATCGAGCGCGTGGTGCCCAAAGAGCAGCTGCGCGAAACGGCACTGGAGATCGCCGGCAAAATCGCCGCCAAGAGCCCGGTGATGATCCGTATCGCCAAGGAAGCCCTCAACGGCATCGAGGACGGCAACCTGGAAGACAAATACCGCTGGGAGCAGGGCCTCACCCTGCAGGCCTACACCAGTCCGGATTCTGCACAAACCCGCCGCGCCTTCGTCGAAAAACGCGACGCCAAGTTCTGA
- a CDS encoding nitronate monooxygenase, producing MSRWLCTPLTEALGCRYPIVQTAMGWVADANLVIATTRAGGFGFLAGATIAADALEGEINKVIAATGGSNFGLNFHMFQENAAQCVDLAIRYRLRAVSYGRGPDKQTIARFKAAGVLCIPTVGALKHALKAVELGADMITIQGGEGGGHTGGVPSSILLPQVLAAVSVPVIAAGGYSTGRGLAGALAAGAVGIAMGTRFLMTQDSPTPSRTLVHYLEVNDPQRVRVTTAVDGMRHRMIENPFINRLEQAGSFGRLSIALRSAWQWKQQTGMSLSHLFGVLRQALKEDPGALSQTVMAANQPVLLQRSMIDGVPDEGILPSGQVAAAIDELKSCQQVIEEIAQEAERCLEALLARHGEHQPAERWRTPS from the coding sequence ATGAGCCGCTGGTTGTGTACGCCACTGACCGAAGCCTTGGGCTGCCGCTACCCGATCGTGCAGACCGCCATGGGATGGGTTGCAGACGCCAACCTGGTCATTGCCACAACCCGCGCCGGTGGGTTCGGTTTTCTGGCCGGGGCAACGATTGCGGCCGATGCCCTGGAAGGCGAGATCAACAAGGTCATCGCCGCCACCGGTGGCAGTAATTTCGGCCTGAACTTCCACATGTTCCAGGAGAACGCGGCGCAATGCGTTGACCTGGCGATTCGCTACCGCCTGCGTGCAGTCAGTTATGGACGTGGTCCGGACAAACAGACCATCGCCCGTTTCAAGGCCGCCGGGGTGCTGTGCATCCCGACGGTAGGTGCGCTCAAGCACGCATTGAAGGCGGTAGAGCTGGGCGCGGACATGATCACCATCCAGGGCGGTGAGGGCGGCGGGCATACCGGTGGTGTGCCCAGTTCGATCCTCTTGCCCCAGGTGCTCGCGGCGGTATCGGTGCCCGTAATCGCCGCAGGCGGTTACTCCACCGGCAGAGGCCTTGCCGGCGCGCTGGCAGCCGGCGCCGTGGGTATTGCCATGGGCACGCGCTTTTTGATGACCCAGGACTCGCCAACGCCGTCGAGGACCTTGGTGCATTACCTGGAGGTCAACGACCCGCAACGGGTGCGGGTGACCACTGCAGTGGATGGCATGCGCCACCGCATGATCGAGAACCCGTTCATCAACCGCCTGGAGCAGGCCGGATCTTTCGGGCGCCTGAGCATAGCGTTGCGCAGCGCCTGGCAATGGAAGCAGCAAACCGGAATGAGCCTGAGCCATCTGTTCGGTGTCCTGCGCCAGGCACTCAAGGAAGACCCCGGCGCGCTGTCGCAAACGGTAATGGCTGCCAACCAGCCGGTACTGCTGCAGCGTTCGATGATCGACGGTGTTCCGGACGAGGGCATTCTGCCCAGCGGCCAGGTGGCCGCCGCCATTGACGAACTCAAGAGTTGCCAGCAAGTGATCGAAGAAATTGCCCAGGAAGCCGAGCGCTGCCTGGAAGCCCTATTGGCTCGCCACGGCGAACATCAGCCAGCCGAGCGTTGGAGAACACCCTCATGA
- a CDS encoding enoyl-CoA hydratase, translated as MNSPDSEFVERADHSVYETQEPVLYSVAEGIATLTMNRPAFNNAQNSQMTYALDAALRQAVNDDAVKVIVLRGAGKHFSAGHDIGTPGRDINKPFERAHLWWDHTNKPGGEQLYAREQEVYLGMCRRWRELPKPTIAMVQGACVAGGLMLAWVCDLIVASDDAFFQDPVVRMGIPGVEYFAHPYELNPRIAKEFLFTGDRMSAERAYQMGMVNRVLPREQLEQGTYALAAGIARQPRMGLALTKQAINHVEDLQGKRTAMDAAFAWHHFAHAHNELLSGDKLGGFDAKAMAQANKAAASGEQA; from the coding sequence ATGAACAGCCCTGACAGTGAATTCGTCGAGCGAGCAGACCATTCGGTGTACGAAACACAGGAACCGGTGTTGTACAGCGTGGCAGAGGGTATCGCCACGCTCACCATGAACCGGCCAGCCTTCAACAATGCGCAGAACTCGCAGATGACCTATGCGCTGGATGCGGCGCTGCGCCAGGCCGTCAACGATGACGCGGTCAAGGTCATTGTGCTGCGCGGGGCCGGCAAGCATTTTTCGGCCGGCCATGACATTGGCACGCCCGGGCGCGATATCAACAAACCGTTCGAGCGCGCGCACCTGTGGTGGGACCACACCAACAAGCCGGGTGGCGAGCAGCTGTATGCCCGCGAGCAAGAGGTGTACCTGGGCATGTGCCGGCGCTGGCGCGAACTGCCCAAGCCGACCATTGCCATGGTCCAGGGTGCGTGTGTGGCCGGTGGGCTGATGCTGGCCTGGGTCTGCGACCTGATCGTGGCCAGCGACGATGCGTTTTTCCAGGACCCTGTAGTACGCATGGGCATTCCGGGGGTGGAGTACTTCGCTCACCCGTATGAGCTGAACCCACGTATCGCCAAGGAGTTTCTGTTCACCGGCGACCGCATGAGCGCCGAACGCGCCTACCAGATGGGCATGGTCAATCGGGTACTGCCACGCGAGCAACTGGAGCAGGGCACCTATGCGCTGGCGGCCGGAATCGCTCGGCAGCCGCGAATGGGCCTGGCGCTGACCAAACAGGCCATCAACCACGTCGAGGATCTGCAGGGCAAGCGTACTGCGATGGACGCTGCCTTTGCGTGGCATCACTTCGCCCATGCCCACAACGAGCTGCTGTCGGGTGACAAGCTGGGCGGCTTCGATGCCAAGGCCATGGCCCAGGCCAACAAGGCTGCCGCCAGTGGAGAGCAGGCATGA